In the genome of Pempheris klunzingeri isolate RE-2024b chromosome 20, fPemKlu1.hap1, whole genome shotgun sequence, the window AGAGCTTATTTTGACTGACACGCAACAAGGTGGAGCGAAGGCTGTTAAGCTGTCAAGGCCCCCGTTGAATTATAGGACAGTAAAGATCATATAGACTGCTTAAAAGCAAGGACACACCAGCATTAATAGACACTCAGAGGAACTATGCCATGATAATGtgagcacattttgttttcgTTTTAcaacaatcaaatcaaagatgattattatttgttgttataCAATTGGAAATAGTTGATTTTGGATATATATTTTGTAAACTGTGATATGCAGTATAACAGTAATGGTAAAGCATTCTGAATGATATGATATAATGATAATTTGCTTTGAGCCGTGTTGCCCAGCTCttgagcagacagagagaggtgggaaCTGACGGAGGGGCAGTTTGTGCTGTGGTATCAAATCCTCACACTGGTTTTCCAACTGTGGGTGGTGTGAATGAGAAACTTTGCACCCTCCCTTTCCACCAGTCTAGGTGTTTTTGAGACAGACACTTGACCTGCtgatgtgatgctgctgctgaagtgtGTGTCTGGACAAGTACATACAAAAGAGAATCATTTTGCTAGATTATGAGGTTGAATGCATAGACTAGGacataaaagcagcaaaagcatTGCTTCTGTGTCTTGAAGTCAGTCGTGTTTTTACAGTCATGTAGTCGAGCATCCTAGTGTGTCTGAGCAAAGATAAGTTTGACCTCTTGAAAGTTAAATATTGAACCATGCTTGTTTCATCAGCATCTGAGATATTCTGTAGAAAttctatataattataattatatctCTGTTTGTTAGTTGTGGAAGAGTGAAAATGTTCATCAGTAGCATCAAACCAACCAATAACACAGGAATTCTTCAAACCTCTATTTCATGAACAAGAAATATTTAGTTCCCCAGTTATGCGGCTGTCTGTCTTGTTGTGATCTTGACTGCTGATTATATCACAACTGGTATGTAGGTCTTCTTTGAACGTCAGGGGTTGTGACACGAGGAATGCCCCCCTCCCCCGCCCCGTCATCTGTGGCACTCACACAGTTGATGCCCCACTGCAGCCAGAATGTCCACACTCACAAGCCTTTCACCAGCTCTTGACCAATCGGACGATTGTTATGTTGCATCATTGCAACTGCCACTGTCCAAATATCCTTCCCCTAAGAGAGTGAACAACTTCATTTGTCTATTTAGCTTTAACGgtcacatttgaaataaaaaattctAATGTTAAAAGCAACAATTTCTGGTGCTCTTGgtgtcctttgtttttttttgaattcCATGAAATGAATTGAAAGATTATTCAAACTGAAAATTAAGATTAAATTCATTGTGATATTTGAAGTTTTGGATCAACATTTTTGTGTGAACAGATAATATTTGGTCGTTTCTCCTCAATGGTAATACTTTTGCTTTTGAGACATGCAAGTTACAGAATCTAGCCTGTGAGTGGCTTGGtagaaatacataaataaatgactcttctcacactcacatatacCACGTAGACATACTCCCACTCAGACACTAGGTACATTACAGACAGTTATGGCTGAGTGCAGTGATGAATGtagattttctttgtgtgtaaCAGTCTATCCATCAGTCCACACTCCCCTCTGTCTTCTTGCTCCTTTTTAACAATCCACCTCAGACTAGTGGCTGTCAAGAATTGATGTCCCACTGACTGTAACACAGACAGCTGGCCTTTGAATTAATTTGAGCAGTCTGCTATATACAATGGACATCATTAGCATTTTCTGTTGAAACTGTCCTGAAGCAGGGCTGTTGTGCTCAGTAAGAAAGTTTAATCGAGATATATGCATGAGTATTCGGCATGCAAAAAGGTTTTGCCACACTAAGTCGCTCacaaaaaaagctgcaaaaaatgTAGATTCAAACCAGCTTCCATCCCCAACTGGAACTAGAGAAAGAATACGTGGAAAAACTGTATGGAATAACGTTTGCCCACTGAGCTCCCAGAAGGCAGTGTGGTTGCAATTACAAATTGAAACTGCTGAGTCAAGGTTTGGCAAAGCTCATGGTCATGGTTACAGTCATGTGGTTCCATGAGGTTTGTCTGAATATTTGTTCTCTGAAAACCGAACTTATCTAAGTGAAGCTGCCGCCATTGGCTACAACTCAACACTTCCAGCAGCTGTTTCAATGTAAAAGCCGCAGTGAGCACCATGATAACATGACTGGGATCCTAACAGCGTAGCAACAGGCCAAAGAAGTCATTTTTAGTTCCATCTTTCTTCATGAGGAGGCTTCCACTGCAGAGAAATTGTGCTTTattcctgcacacacagcatgctgCAGTGGCCCATCGGCCTCCTGAGCTGTCATTAGAGTGTGTGGTTCAGAATAGCACTTCTGACCTTCGCATCCTGCAGCCACTTCTGCTTTGACGCCGTCTTCCTCTATAGCTGTATCTGTTCTCACAGTATCTCTTGCCGAAAGGACCATTGCGAGTCCATGTGAGCTGCATTCAtatttcactttctttccatccctctctccacaCAGCACTGAAGAGCCCGGCAGCCTTTCACGAACAGCGGAGGAGTCTGGAGCGAGCAAGGGTGAGTGTCTCAAGTACAGAGTGTTTCCTGCAGTCTCAATGGACTTGATATGTTGAATCTTCAtgaaacatttacagtatgtataAACAGCTCAAATCACGAAGCACTAATTGAATTGTACTGTCAATATAGGTACTGATATGCTAAAGGGAAATCACAAATAGAAAGTGGCATTGTCATGCAAATAATAGTACTCTTCAGGCAAGGAGCTGCACAAACAGGCCTGCTCAGAATTATTAGCATGCTTTTAATAACCGAAGTTCACATCTACCTGTCGCTGGCATCTGGAGCTGCCATCATCCAAAGTTGCCTAGTGAAGCTTTAAATTCATAATCTGTATGTAGTCTATTGCATCCTGTTGCTGATTAATGTTATATGAATGTTAGAATTCAACCAATACCTGGTTTGTGGATGGTGTTGTAGCatagttagcattagcagccACAACCATCTTTGCTGaacaaaggaaaaaacaccAGCTGCAGAAACTTCACAGACAAAAGAGTGAAACATGAGAGATGTCACAGTAAAGTAGAGTCGCAGTTTACTGCATTGTTTGTAGATTTCTGTTATCGGTTGCCTCCCTTTTGCCCCattcattttatgtttgtaATTTTCTCCACACtattgtttctgttcattttcctTGTGATCCTCTGTCTTACGTCTGCTACCCCTCCACAATGTGTTTACCCCAGACCGAGGACTATCTGAAGAGGAAGATCCGGAGTCGTCCTGAGCGCTCAGAGCTGGTCAGGATGCACATACTGGAGGGTGAGTTTTTACCCACTCTTGGAACTCTACTTTTAGGCTCAGAAGAATCCCCTTTGTGATATTAagaatttaaatttaaagtttaaggTAGGTGGAATTCATTAGATTTCATTAAAAAGGAACGTTCAGTAAACAAAAGAGAACCAGTTCCAAAAGGTTGTTGTGTAGTTCCTTGTTGATATTTATAGCTGGGCTGAGCTAAAGTGTCACTTCTCATGATTTGACAGTACTTTATGTTGATGTGCATCTTGTATTTATAAAGCATGTACCTGGTTTCTTGCCGTAAATCAAAATGAACCATACGATGAATGAATTTGCGTGTATGCATGTTGTCTTGCCTTTCTCTGCACAGAGACGTCGGCAGAGCCGTCCCTGCAGgccaagcagctgcagctgaagcgAGCGCGACTGGCCGACGACCTCAACGACAAGATCTCCCACAGACCAGGTCCCATCGAACTGGTTCACAAGAACATCCTGTCTGTCAGCTGCACTGTGCACTCACCGCTGGGTAACTGCACACAAACCTCACAGCATTCAAACAGCAAAAACTAAAATGTGCGCACATGTTCAGAACATCTGCACACTGCGCAATATGTATTCTATATATGTattcacacaaatacaaacactcaTTCAAACACAATATAATGTATTCAGATTACGACATTTAAACAGACACTTGCCGAATTTATCAGAGCCATCAGCTTGTATGAGTATCAGTATGAGTGAAGGTGTTGCTCAAGTTAAAAAAATGTTCACCTCTGTCACCTGGTCATTATACCACTGACTGTGTGCAATTGCACCACCACCAAAATCTAATTTCcgctcagtctgaacacaccttTAGGTGAGTACTTACAACATCCAGGTATCTACACACACAGAACTTTAAGGGTGAGTGTATAAACACACTCACTACGCAGTAACTACAGGTTGCATCATCCTTCTGAATGTGATGCCACACAACTTTGTAACAGACGTTACACAACAACCATGTGTGGACACAGCACTGTTTTGTAACATGGTGGGACATACAGTGTTGTATAACTTCTCCATACATAGTCAGCGCTGTTTAGCAATCTGATGACTGTGTTTCGCTGTGTAACACACTGTGGATTTGAACTGTCCTGCCCTATGGCTGCAGTGGCTGGGAGAAATCCCAATTTCATGAGCCGTTTTCACTGTTGTACTGGCCACAGAAGTTTATAACAGACCACCATGAGATGCCACTGTGACTCTGTTCGATTGAATCTGAAAACGTTTATTCTCTGGCGCAGACTCTCCAAAAGGAGAGAGCTCGTCTTTAGACGAAGACAGCAGTGACGCTCTGTCCCCAGACCAGCTAACCAATCACGACTCTCCTCTGAGTGCCGTCCCTCAGCTGTCCCCCTCTGACGTGCTCACCCAAAACGGAGACATGTCCCCCCCACAGGTAACGTCGCACCATTTAATTTAAGGGAGAGGGTCACTGGAGAGATGAGTTTGCcatgacacaaaacaagtgaacATTATCCTCATCACACTATTAACCAGAGTTATATCTTCTCAGTTCATCACACAGTCCCCTCCTCCGCCTcttccaccaccacccccttcCCAGATGAATGGCTCAGACTCCTCACCACTCCCAAAACTAACAAATGGGATGACGGTGATCTCTGCAAACTCCCGCCCCTCTACTGGACAGGTCAAGGTGAGAAAACGCTGGctattttcctgtttcattaATCCTGGAACATAAAATATTTCTACGTTTGGAGTTGAACATCCTGCAGATTTGATGACTTATGAATATATCTGACCTTAATCTCTATTTGTGGAGCAGCTATAACTGGCTAACCCTCCCTCATCTCCTCATTTCCTTAATTCCTCCTCCCCGACCCCATTTCTCACGGTTTCTGTCAGCAGTCTCAGGGTAAGACGAGTTCAGACCGTCCTCCACAGAGACCTAAGAAACCAAAGGACAGCAAGCCCAAGGTCAGCATTCTCCTTGTTTCGTTTTCATTTTTACGGCCTCCGACACAGGCCTCATAAGTCTGATCGGGTTCAAACAATATTCATCCACGATCGTCAAGGAATCAGGGAAGTTATCAGCACATATTTTTCAAGCTGCTTTATGACAGTTCTTTTAAATATCAAGACTgcattttttcagatttaaccaAGGACCTGCACTTCATCACTCATGTAGTCCACCAGGTTCCTCTCCCTGTGGTTTTAGTGTCAGTTTTCTCTGAATTCGAGAGCCAAGGCTTCTATGTATACTCAGCGTTTTGACATTTAACAATCACACAAGGAAAAGTCCAGAGGAAGAGATACAATCTCCTGCAACCACTGTATCCTcaacacaccagaacacagaCTTGCTTTTTAAGAAATGGAAATACTTGCTCTTTGGCTGTAGTTATGTTATTACTGTTGATCTGTCCACCTACACTGGTGGTATCTAAAAGTGTCGAGTCATGCATATTAATGGCATAAGGGGAATATTTCAGATAATACATAGAGGGAATGTGCTGAGTACAAGTGGGACAGTTGGTTGATCACAGTGAAcctctgtgttgctgtttttattccaaAGCATCTATTATTAACACAAAAGGGCGTTTTAGAGAAGACATATCCTCTTTGTTGTTAAGCCGTATGTGTGTATCGTTCGTCTGTTCACTCATGGTGTGAGCGTATCAGTCGCTaaaccctctcctctcccgGGTGTAGGTGAAGAAGCTGAAGTACCACCAGTACATCCCTCCAGACCAGAAGGCAGACAAAGAACGCCCGCCCCAGATGGACTCGTCCTACGCgaagctcctccagcagcagcagctcttcctgcagctgcagatCCTCaaccagcaacagcagcactaCAACTACCACACCATCCTGCCTGCCCCCCCCAAGTGAGTGTCAAGCATTACATGTTTGGTGTGGAAGTGAGCCTGACTGACTGCAGTGGTTTTATGTCAATAAGAATCAATGAGCTTGCCACCctcatttttcttcctcataTTTAAACCAGTAGTTATTACCTGTAGTTCATCTGTGCGGCACAGCCTGCAGGCAGTTTTCATTATGAATTCCTGTCGTCTCCCAACTTTTTCTGCCATGGCTTGGTTCTTccacatttgtggttttctgtgCGAGTCTATAAAGCCCGGGGCATGAAGCAGAAGTGATACTTGAAAATGACCAAAATCTCACCATAGTTTCTGTTGTTTGACAAGAGAAATGTGTGACTCATGTTCAAAGCTTATTGAATAAAACTTCAAATGTCAATGATGAACTTTTTGTCAGACTAGAAGCCATCAGGTAGAGAGAATAAGGCGATATCTTTAGTTTGCATAGAGCATGATCAATAAACAGGACGTTTGGAAACAGAAATACTTAAATGTTTTCTGCACCCCCTCAGGCCACCAACCGAGCAGGCTCCCACAACCAACTCTGGCCCTTCCCCCTCCCGCAGCGTTCAAACGACGACCACCCCTGCCCCCTCCAGTCAGAGTGGGTCTGCCCGCCAGAGCCAAACTGCAGTGGGAGGAGCCAAACCGGGCGCTCTGCCAGCCAACCTGGATGAGTTCAAAGTAAGTTGAACACACAGCTTTACCCAGTGCCACAAGTGTACCTGCTGAGAATATTTTAATGTGCTTTATACAGTAAAGACAGTTTCCTACTTGTTTTAATTGCTGTTTATTGAGGAGCTCAGGGGGGAAGTGTTAAAACTTTCTTGCTGACTAATGCAAAAGATCCAGCCTGTAAATGATCACAATGTGCTTTGAATGTAAGCACCAAGAGTGTGTTGATGCATTAAGTTTGTGAGCAGGTTAACACAGAGTTTTTGTCCTTTACATATCAGTTATTCTGGTTTCTTGCGCTCTGAGTAAGTGTCTGGTTTCTCATCCTCCAGGTCGCTGAGTTGAAACAGGAACTGAAACTGCGTGGTCTGACCGTCTCAGGCACCAAAAACGATCTCATTGAGAGGCTCCGCAACTACCAGGAGCAAAATGGCGGCAGcacagcagtttttaaaaatggcgtACTGCAGCCGAGCACAACCTCGGCAGCCAGCGCCATCACATCCTCTCCAGCCGCGACTACCACCCCTGAAAACCTATCTGGAGAGGGTGGCTTTAAGTTAGACTTGTCCTCACTGGCTCAGGTGGTTCCAGGGCGGGTCATGCGATTTGGCAGCACCAGCTCTAGCCCTCCGGTGTCCCCTACTCCATCTGAGAGGTCGTTAGCCGGCATGAGTCCAGATGAGACGAGCTGTAATGGGGACATGTTTGGAGAGATGGTGAGACCTATTTCTAAACTAGTGTCTTTTTGTTAAGGACAATGgcaaataattgaaaatattcCTTAAAATTCTCTTCTGGCTTTGTTGTCTCTCAGGTGAGCTCGCCCCTGACCCAACTCACCCTGCACCCATCTCCTCAGCACCCATCAAACTTTTCCTCACTCTCACAGTCTCTGTCCAAGGTCAAAGAAGAGGTCCAGACCTTGTGCAGCCTGTCCAAGTCTTCACCTGGCTCGTGTCATCCACAAGAGCCCCTGTCTGGAGTAGCAATGGACGGCAAAGACAAGGACCAGATGCTCcaggaaaaagacaaacagattgAGGAGTTGACCAGGATGCTGAGGCAGAAGCAGAGGCTGGTGGAGACCCTCAGGTCCCAGCTGGAGCAGGGCAAGATGGCAGTGCaggagaaggaaggaagtgAGAAGAGCAAAACATTTCCAGAGGTTAAACTTCAGACTCTGATAAAAGCCTCGGCCATTCAGCCGCCCACTCTCCCCAACGGCATCGTGGTGAAGGTGAAGAAGGAGGCTGAGCCTGAGGAGGGAATGGAGGGAGTAACAGAAGAGGCCCAGGTGAAGAAATCAGCCCAGCCCATGCAGTGCTCTCAGGAGACTTtgctcaggctgcagcagaTACATCGGCTGCAGGTCCAACAAGctgaacagcagaaacagacgCTGCAGCAGAGTCAGGTGCAACTGCAGAAAGTGGCAGAGGTCAAGTCCAACCCTCCAAACCTAcaacaacagaagaaagaaGCCCAAATCCtgctccatcagcagcagcaactgcaGCAGCTCATCATACAGCAAACCCAACAGAAACAGCTCCAGGCCCAGCAGAAGTTAGCACAGCAGAAACTTGCCCAACAGAAACTCAGTCAACAGAAGGTGGTGCAGCAGAACCAGCTCAAACAAGGGCAAGTTCAACAGGGTCAGCAGAAGAACCAGGTTCAGCTGAAGCAGGTTCAGGTGCAGATCCAGAAGTCCGCAGTGAACCAAACCCAGCAGAGACGGCATCAGAAGGCTcagctgaggcagcagcagaaacagcagacgGCAGCTGTCACCACACAGCAGGTAATGTTCCAGCAGCTAAACATAATCAACCATTAGGAAATGTACAGGTTGAGTGTATGAAAACGTGTCAAAGTTTTAATTCTTTAATTCTTAACGTCACTGAAGCGGAGAAACATGCTGTTTGGTTTCCTTTTCCAGGTGGCCCCGGTCTTCATCAACCAACCGAACGGCGCTCAGATCCACACTCAGGCCATTTCATTAGACCTCCTCAAGGCAAATGGCACACCCACACTGGTCACCGACAGCAACGGCAACCACTACCTGATCGCTCTCACCAGTCACACCACAGACGGACAGAACGGAGTGTCCTCATTGGCCAAAACCAATGGACGCATCACATTGCAGGTACGCTAACACTGATATTCTATAATGGACTGCGCTGGGTTAATAAAGTGTGATGAAATGTTTATGTGCGACTCTTGTCTTTTAGAGATTGCAGTCGACTCCAAGTAAACTCCCCAGCACTGACAGCCAATCAAAGGAGGAGCCTGAGACCGAGCCTGTGAGCCAGCCAATGAAAAAGGTACAAAGCCTCAGTATATGTCACTATGGCACATGACTttgaattactttttaattattttaatgtacGTAACTGAGGAAAATCTTATCATCTCAAAAAAAGCTTTGGAAAcgattaatgttttatttacaaaacaaGGCTGGCTGGCTGTAAATTATAGTGTCTGACTTTCTGtagtgtccttgagcaagacactgagccTGAAATTACTCAGAACGTGTGCGCCGTAAATGAATAACTGTGATGTAACACTGTAGTGCAGCACGACTGTCCGCATCATCCAAGCAGTGACATCTGCCTGCCACAAGATGTCGCCACTTACACAGTTTAAAATCATCCAAATCTAACAGGCTGGAGACTGATGAGATGTCAACCAGCAGCCTTATTCACAATTAAGACTTAACTAACCAATCACAACTGAGCATTCAACATAACGATGTCCGCTTTTTCAGTCTCAATAATGTTTTCACCTCTCTCCCCATTCAGGGACCGAAGGCGGGGCTGCACCTGGACACCAATGGCGTGCCACAACCCAGCCTGTCAGTCACCGCTCCGCCCAATCTGCAGCCTTTCTTTGATGACATGTCCGACAGTGAAAGCCAAAGCAACTTAATCTCCTCTCTCAAGGTAGCCCCACCTCCCCCTCTGCTCCCGTGAGCTCCCTTCATCATCGCTCCTCCGCGTGGTGTGAACTTCATTAACTTTCTCTCcttgtttcttctcttttcttttcattccatCCCTTCACCACTCCAccctgacagagagaggaggtgtgtCCGCCTTACGACCGGCACACACTGttcacccctccctctcccaaACCCAACACCTCCCTTCCTACTCAGCGCTCCAAAGTATGTCCTCCAGCAcgtctttctttccatctctcctgCAGTgttgttctgtttctgtctgttcctcCATTTTCCATCTTTACTTGCGCTGCGTGCTCGTTTTACTCAACTCAAGGCAGTCGGAAAATTTGGGGCAGAGAGGTTCCACTTCTGTTAGATTTACTGTGTGATG includes:
- the mrtfab gene encoding myocardin related transcription factor Ab isoform X8 gives rise to the protein MEVTGTPGLAPSPRSEAVTSELQELSLQPAPNLLPLQERKNVLQLKLQQRRTREELVSQGIMPPLKSPAAFHEQRRSLERARTEDYLKRKIRSRPERSELVRMHILEETSAEPSLQAKQLQLKRARLADDLNDKISHRPGPIELVHKNILSVSCTVHSPLDSPKGESSSLDEDSSDALSPDQLTNHDSPLSAVPQLSPSDVLTQNGDMSPPQFITQSPPPPLPPPPPSQMNGSDSSPLPKLTNGMTVISANSRPSTGQVKSQGKTSSDRPPQRPKKPKDSKPKVKKLKYHQYIPPDQKADKERPPQMDSSYAKLLQQQQLFLQLQILNQQQQHYNYHTILPAPPKPPTEQAPTTNSGPSPSRSVQTTTTPAPSSQSGSARQSQTAVGGAKPGALPANLDEFKVAELKQELKLRGLTVSGTKNDLIERLRNYQEQNGGSTAVFKNGVLQPSTTSAASAITSSPAATTTPENLSGEGGFKLDLSSLAQVVPGRVMRFGSTSSSPPVSPTPSERSLAGMSPDETSCNGDMFGEMVSSPLTQLTLHPSPQHPSNFSSLSQSLSKVKEEVQTLCSLSKSSPGSCHPQEPLSGVAMDGKDKDQMLQEKDKQIEELTRMLRQKQRLVETLRSQLEQGKMAVQEKEGSEKSKTFPEVKLQTLIKASAIQPPTLPNGIVVKVKKEAEPEEGMEGVTEEAQVKKSAQPMQCSQETLLRLQQIHRLQVQQAEQQKQTLQQSQVQLQKVAEVKSNPPNLQQQKKEAQILLHQQQQLQQLIIQQTQQKQLQAQQKLAQQKLAQQKLSQQKVVQQNQLKQGQVQQGQQKNQVQLKQVQVQIQKSAVNQTQQRRHQKAQLRQQQKQQTAAVTTQQVAPVFINQPNGAQIHTQAISLDLLKANGTPTLVTDSNGNHYLIALTSHTTDGQNGVSSLAKTNGRITLQRLQSTPSKLPSTDSQSKEEPETEPVSQPMKKGPKAGLHLDTNGVPQPSLSVTAPPNLQPFFDDMSDSESQSNLISSLKREEVCPPYDRHTLFTPPSPKPNTSLPTQRSKQENGVNSQQMDDLFDILLKSGEIPGLKANPDPPLAPLHSDPPSPSSPPSPLHLSPPTPTESLISPQPPVGEPCTGSGRLEDFLESTTGTPLLGVEPDGGLTLIDDLHSQMLSTPSILDHPPSPMDTSDLGFSPHSTGLDFGDPALDSMDWLDISMVGSASGGSGGSSGGRAGGGGGGGAGDVGTSLAPLAPHTPPSVFSADFLDSTDLQLHWESCL
- the mrtfab gene encoding myocardin related transcription factor Ab isoform X9, with the protein product MEVTGTPGLAPSPRSEAVTSELQELSLQPAPNLLPLQERKNVLQLKLQQRRTREELVSQGIMPPLKSPAAFHEQRRSLERARTEDYLKRKIRSRPERSELVRMHILEETSAEPSLQAKQLQLKRARLADDLNDKISHRPGPIELVHKNILSVSCTVHSPLDSPKGESSSLDEDSSDALSPDQLTNHDSPLSAVPQLSPSDVLTQNGDMSPPQFITQSPPPPLPPPPPSQMNGSDSSPLPKLTNGMTVISANSRPSTGQVKSQGKTSSDRPPQRPKKPKDSKPKVKKLKYHQYIPPDQKADKERPPQMDSSYAKLLQQQQLFLQLQILNQQQQHYNYHTILPAPPKPPTEQAPTTNSGPSPSRSVQTTTTPAPSSQSGSARQSQTAVGGAKPGALPANLDEFKVAELKQELKLRGLTVSGTKNDLIERLRNYQEQNGGSTAVFKNGVLQPSTTSAASAITSSPAATTTPENLSGEGGFKLDLSSLAQVVPGRVMRFGSTSSSPPVSPTPSERSLAGMSPDETSCNGDMFGEMVSSPLTQLTLHPSPQHPSNFSSLSQSLSKVKEEVQTLCSLSKSSPGSCHPQEPLSGVAMDGKDKDQMLQEKDKQIEELTRMLRQKQRLVETLRSQLEQGKMAVQEKEGSEKSKTFPEVKLQTLIKASAIQPPTLPNGIVVKVKKEAEPEEGMEGVTEEAQVKKSAQPMQCSQETLLRLQQIHRLQVQQAEQQKQTLQQSQVQLQKVAEVKSNPPNLQQQKKEAQILLHQQQQLQQLIIQQTQQKQLQAQQKLAQQKLAQQKLSQQKVVQQNQLKQGQVQQGQQKNQVQLKQVQVQIQKSAVNQTQQRRHQKAQLRQQQKQQTAAVTTQQVAPVFINQPNGAQIHTQAISLDLLKANGTPTLVTDSNGNHYLIALTSHTTDGQNGVSSLAKTNGRITLQRLQSTPSKLPSTDSQSKEEPETEPVSQPMKKGPKAGLHLDTNGVPQPSLSVTAPPNLQPFFDDMSDSESQSNLISSLKREEVCPPYDRHTLFTPPSPKPNTSLPTQRSKENGVNSQQMDDLFDILLKSGEIPGLKANPDPPLAPLHSDPPSPSSPPSPLHLSPPTPTESLISPQPPVGEPCTGSGRLEDFLESTTGTPLLGVEPDGGLTLIDDLHSQMLSTPSILDHPPSPMDTSDLGFSPHSTGLDFGDPALDSMDWLDISMVGSASGGSGGSSGGRAGGGGGGGAGDVGTSLAPLAPHTPPSVFSADFLDSTDLQLHWESCL
- the mrtfab gene encoding myocardin related transcription factor Ab isoform X7, producing MVQREMTILSVLQLKLQQRRTREELVSQGIMPPLKSPAAFHEQRRSLERARTEDYLKRKIRSRPERSELVRMHILEETSAEPSLQAKQLQLKRARLADDLNDKISHRPGPIELVHKNILSVSCTVHSPLDSPKGESSSLDEDSSDALSPDQLTNHDSPLSAVPQLSPSDVLTQNGDMSPPQFITQSPPPPLPPPPPSQMNGSDSSPLPKLTNGMTVISANSRPSTGQVKQSQGKTSSDRPPQRPKKPKDSKPKVKKLKYHQYIPPDQKADKERPPQMDSSYAKLLQQQQLFLQLQILNQQQQHYNYHTILPAPPKPPTEQAPTTNSGPSPSRSVQTTTTPAPSSQSGSARQSQTAVGGAKPGALPANLDEFKVAELKQELKLRGLTVSGTKNDLIERLRNYQEQNGGSTAVFKNGVLQPSTTSAASAITSSPAATTTPENLSGEGGFKLDLSSLAQVVPGRVMRFGSTSSSPPVSPTPSERSLAGMSPDETSCNGDMFGEMVSSPLTQLTLHPSPQHPSNFSSLSQSLSKVKEEVQTLCSLSKSSPGSCHPQEPLSGVAMDGKDKDQMLQEKDKQIEELTRMLRQKQRLVETLRSQLEQGKMAVQEKEGSEKSKTFPEVKLQTLIKASAIQPPTLPNGIVVKVKKEAEPEEGMEGVTEEAQVKKSAQPMQCSQETLLRLQQIHRLQVQQAEQQKQTLQQSQVQLQKVAEVKSNPPNLQQQKKEAQILLHQQQQLQQLIIQQTQQKQLQAQQKLAQQKLAQQKLSQQKVVQQNQLKQGQVQQGQQKNQVQLKQVQVQIQKSAVNQTQQRRHQKAQLRQQQKQQTAAVTTQQVAPVFINQPNGAQIHTQAISLDLLKANGTPTLVTDSNGNHYLIALTSHTTDGQNGVSSLAKTNGRITLQRLQSTPSKLPSTDSQSKEEPETEPVSQPMKKGPKAGLHLDTNGVPQPSLSVTAPPNLQPFFDDMSDSESQSNLISSLKREEVCPPYDRHTLFTPPSPKPNTSLPTQRSKQENGVNSQQMDDLFDILLKSGEIPGLKANPDPPLAPLHSDPPSPSSPPSPLHLSPPTPTESLISPQPPVGEPCTGSGRLEDFLESTTGTPLLGVEPDGGLTLIDDLHSQMLSTPSILDHPPSPMDTSDLGFSPHSTGLDFGDPALDSMDWLDISMVGSASGGSGGSSGGRAGGGGGGGAGDVGTSLAPLAPHTPPSVFSADFLDSTDLQLHWESCL
- the mrtfab gene encoding myocardin related transcription factor Ab isoform X1; this encodes MIMLDTNHCLSFEPSPPGSPPMGEGMEKAGLTMDHDRLVYHSLKEVLQLKLQQRRTREELVSQGIMPPLKSPAAFHEQRRSLERARTEDYLKRKIRSRPERSELVRMHILEETSAEPSLQAKQLQLKRARLADDLNDKISHRPGPIELVHKNILSVSCTVHSPLDSPKGESSSLDEDSSDALSPDQLTNHDSPLSAVPQLSPSDVLTQNGDMSPPQFITQSPPPPLPPPPPSQMNGSDSSPLPKLTNGMTVISANSRPSTGQVKQSQGKTSSDRPPQRPKKPKDSKPKVKKLKYHQYIPPDQKADKERPPQMDSSYAKLLQQQQLFLQLQILNQQQQHYNYHTILPAPPKPPTEQAPTTNSGPSPSRSVQTTTTPAPSSQSGSARQSQTAVGGAKPGALPANLDEFKVAELKQELKLRGLTVSGTKNDLIERLRNYQEQNGGSTAVFKNGVLQPSTTSAASAITSSPAATTTPENLSGEGGFKLDLSSLAQVVPGRVMRFGSTSSSPPVSPTPSERSLAGMSPDETSCNGDMFGEMVSSPLTQLTLHPSPQHPSNFSSLSQSLSKVKEEVQTLCSLSKSSPGSCHPQEPLSGVAMDGKDKDQMLQEKDKQIEELTRMLRQKQRLVETLRSQLEQGKMAVQEKEGSEKSKTFPEVKLQTLIKASAIQPPTLPNGIVVKVKKEAEPEEGMEGVTEEAQVKKSAQPMQCSQETLLRLQQIHRLQVQQAEQQKQTLQQSQVQLQKVAEVKSNPPNLQQQKKEAQILLHQQQQLQQLIIQQTQQKQLQAQQKLAQQKLAQQKLSQQKVVQQNQLKQGQVQQGQQKNQVQLKQVQVQIQKSAVNQTQQRRHQKAQLRQQQKQQTAAVTTQQVAPVFINQPNGAQIHTQAISLDLLKANGTPTLVTDSNGNHYLIALTSHTTDGQNGVSSLAKTNGRITLQRLQSTPSKLPSTDSQSKEEPETEPVSQPMKKGPKAGLHLDTNGVPQPSLSVTAPPNLQPFFDDMSDSESQSNLISSLKREEVCPPYDRHTLFTPPSPKPNTSLPTQRSKQENGVNSQQMDDLFDILLKSGEIPGLKANPDPPLAPLHSDPPSPSSPPSPLHLSPPTPTESLISPQPPVGEPCTGSGRLEDFLESTTGTPLLGVEPDGGLTLIDDLHSQMLSTPSILDHPPSPMDTSDLGFSPHSTGLDFGDPALDSMDWLDISMVGSASGGSGGSSGGRAGGGGGGGAGDVGTSLAPLAPHTPPSVFSADFLDSTDLQLHWESCL